From Nicotiana tabacum cultivar K326 chromosome 15, ASM71507v2, whole genome shotgun sequence, the proteins below share one genomic window:
- the LOC107792275 gene encoding F-box protein At5g03100-like, translating into MYEFLYGDRELSNHSLYQTFRVVFYDYKEKSYVKDVDLWVYFAIKVANVEDFTLEIESGGQYEVPQFAYKNTSLRNLVLCGCKLNPSGSVNWSSLVSLSIRIIELTDGAMGKVLSGCPNLECLELYNVSGIHRLEISSVKLRKLIIEDYMDGKLEILAPYIQHLQISGLCDQIHLCQRNVASLVTAVLGYSNFEWRYEEDNFEEEFSYLKEFLHGVAQVENLELGPWYIESPPSSRKFLKLNAALDQLDFPGVCSFLQSSSDLETLVIDWDDHDSRDLLSTYTNEDEQHRRFETYNFNSSLLHLKTIKIINFDGPLSGNKSIQPLVKYLLKHATVLEKFVIAARYKRSDVSRDYVKMEQEFLSFPRSSPHAYLAGPYCLNQLQHT; encoded by the exons ATGTATGAATTTCTCTATGGAGATAGAGAACTCTCGAACCATTCACTTTATCAAACATTCAGGGTCGTTTTCTATGATTACAAGGAGAAGAGTTATGTTAAAGATGTTGATTTATGGGTATATTTTGCAATTAAAGTTGCTAATGTTGAAGATTTTACACTTGAAATTGAATCTGGTGGTCAATATGAGGTTCCTCAGTTTGCATATAAGAATACATCGCTGAGGAATTTGGTTTTATGCGGCTGCAAACTGAACCCTTCTGGTAGTGTTAACTGGAGTAGTCTCGTCTCTCTTTCCATTAGGATCATTGAATTGACAGATGGTGCAATGGGAAAAGTATTATCTGGTTGCCCTAACTTGGAGTGCTTGGAACTGTATAATGTTTCGGGCATTCATCGTTTGGAAATTAGCTCTGTGAAGCTGAGAAAACTGATCATTGAAGACTACATGGATGGGAAGCTAGAAATATTAGCCCCATATATTCAGCATTTGCAAATTTCGGGGTTGTGCGATCAGATACACTTGTGCCAGAGAAATGTGGCTTCACTTGTCACCGCAGTCCTTGGCTATTCAAATTTTGAATGGAGATATGAAGAAGATAACTTCGAGGAGGAGTTTAGCTACTTGAAGGAATTTCTTCATGGTGTTGCCCAGGTTGAGAATCTTGAATTGGGTCCCTGGTACATCGAG TCTCCACCATCAAGCCGGAAATTCTTAAAACTTAATGCAGCCTTGGATCAGTTGGACTTCCCTGGAGTTTGTAGCTTTCTACAGAGTTCATCGGATCTTGAGACATTGGTCATTGACTGGGACGATCATGATTCAAGA GACCTACTGTCAACGTACACAAATGAGGATGAACAGCACAGGAGGTTTGAGACATATAATTTTAACAGCTCATTGCTACATTTAAAGACCATCAAGATCATTAACTTTGATGGACCACTAAGTGGAAATAAGTCTATACAGCCGTTGGTGAAATATTTGCTCAAGCATGCAACAGTGCTAGAAAAGTTCGTCATTGCCGCCAGATACAAAAGGAGTGATGTGTCTCGGGATTATGTTAAAATGGAGCAGGAGTTCCTAAGCTTTCCAAGATCCTCTCCGCATGCCTATTTGGCAGGTCCCTATTGTTTGAATCAATTGCAACATACTTAG